Genomic segment of Streptomyces zhihengii:
GCGCCGAGGTCCTCGGCTTCCTGCGCCGCTCCGTCGACGAACTGGGCCAGACCATCGTCATGGTCACCCACGACCCGGTCGCCGCCTCCTACGCGGACCGGGTGCTCTACCTCGCCGACGGCCGCATCGTCGACGAGATGCTCCGGCCGACCGCCGAGGCCGTCCTCGACCGCATGAAGGACTTCGACGCCCGGGGGCGTACGTCATGACCGTGCTCAAGTCCTCCCTGCGCAACTTCTTCGCGCACAAGGGCCGGATGGCCCTCTCGGCGGTGGCCGTGCTGCTGTCCGTCGCCTTCGTCTCCGGCACGCTGGTGTTCACCGACACCATGAACACCACCTTCGACAAGCTGTTCGCCACCTCATCCGCCGACGTCACCGTCAGCCCCGAGGACACCGAGGTGGACGACATGCCGGCCAACGGCCGGCCCGAGTCGCTGCCCGCCGCCCTGGTCGACGAGGTCGCCGCGGTGGACGGGGTGAAGTCCGCCGAGGGCGCCGTCGCCAGCCTCAGCGTCACCGTCGTCGACTCCGAGAACAAGAACATGGGGTCGACCACCGGGGCGCCGACGATCGCCTCCAACTGGACCACCAACGACCTCAAGTCGATGAAGATCGCCTCCGGCCACGCCCCGCGCGGCCCCACCGAGGTGATGGTCGACGCCGACACCGCCGACAAGCACGGCCTGAAGCTCGGCGACGAACTGCGCACCATCGCCGTCACCGGCGACCTGACGGCGCGCATCTCCGGCATCGCCGCGTTCACGGTCACCAACCCGGGCGCCGCGGTCGTCTACTTCGACACCGCCACCGCCCAGCGCGAACTCCTCGGCAAGGAGGGCGTGTTCACCCAGGTCCTGGTCGTCGCCGACGCGGGGGTCGGCGACGACGAGCTGAAGCGGAACATCGCCTCGGCCCTGGAGCAGCCGTACCAGCTCCAGACCGCGAAGGAGGCCGCGGACGCCGGCCGCGAGGAGGTGGGCTCCTTCCTCGACGTGATGAAGTACGCCATGCTCGGCTTCGCCGGGATCGCCTTCCTCGTCGGCATCTTCCTCATCGTCAACACCTTCTCCATGCTGGTCGCCCAGCGCACCCGGGAGATCGGTCTGATGCGCGCCATCGGATCGAGCCGCCGCCAGGTCAACCGCTCCGTGCTCATCGAGGCGCTGCTGCTCGGCCTGGTCGGATCGGTCGCCGGTGTCGGCGCCGGCGTGGGACTGGCCGTCGGGCTGATGGAGATGATGTCCGCGGTCGGCATGAACCTCTCCACCGACGACCTCACCGTGAAGTGGACGACGCCGGTGGTGGGCCTGGTGCTCGGCGTCTTCGTCACCGTCCTCGCCGCGTACGTCCCGGCCCGCCGGGCGGGCAAGGTGTCGCCGATGGCGGCCCTGCGCGACTCCGGCATGCCGGCCGACGGTAAGGCGGGATGGATCCGCGGCGGCATCGGCCTGGTCCTCACCGCCGCCGGCGCGGCCGCGCTGTTCGCCGCCACCCGGGCGGACGAGGCGGGCGAGGGCTCGATGTACCTCGGCCTCGGCGTGGTGCTCTCGCTGATCGGCTTCGTCGTGGTCGGCCCGCTGCTGGCCGGCGTCGTGGTCCGCGCCCTCAGCGCCGTGGTCCTGCGGGCCTTCGGCCCGGTCGGGCGGATGGCCGAGCGCAACGCGCTCCGCAACCCGCGCCGCACCGGGGCGACCGGCGCCGCCCTGATGATCGGGCTCGCCCTGGTGGCCTGCCTGTCGGTGGTCGGCTCCTCGATGGTCGCCTCCGCGACCGAGGAGCTCGACAAGTCGGTGGGCGCGGACTTCATCGTGCAGTCCACCACCATGGGGCCGATCGTGCCCCAGGCGCAGCAGGCCCTGGAGCGCACGCCGGGCCTCGACCACGTCACCGAGTACAAGGGCGTCGACGCGAAGATCACCGCGCCCGACGGCGTCACCGAGGACGAGCAGCTCGTCGCCGCCGACCCGACGTACGCCGAGGACCTGCGCCGCGAGACGGTCGCCGGGGAGCTCGCCGCCGCCTACGGCAAGGACGCGATGTCCGTCGGCGACGGCTACGCCGAGCGGCACGGGGTGAAGGTCGGCGACACCATCGAGGTCGCCTTCGCGGGCGGGCGGACGGCCGGCCTGAAGGTCGCCGCCATCACCTCGGACGACGTGAGCATCGACAAGGGCGCGATGTACATGAACATCACGACCGCCGCCCGCTACATCCCGGCCGACAAGATGCCGCAGAACATGATCATGTTCGCCAAGGCGGCCGACGGCCAGGAGAAGGAGGCGTACACCGCCCTCAAGAAGTCGCTCGCGGACTACCCCCAGTACAGCGTGCAGAACCAGACCGACTTCAAGCAGGACCTGAAGGACCAGATCGGGCAGCTCCTGAACATCGTCTACGGCCTGCTGGCGCTCGCGATCATCGTCGCCGTCCTCGGCGTGGTGAACACCCTCGCCCTGTCGGTCGTCGAGCGGACCAGGGAGATCGGCCTGATGCGGGCGATCGGCCTCTCGCGCCGCCAGCTCCGCCGCATGATCCGGCTGGAGTCGGTCGTCATCGCCCTCTTCGGCGCCCTGCTCGGCCTCGGGCTCGGCATGGGCTGGGGCACCTCGGCGCAGAAGCTGCTGGCCCTGGAGGGCCTGGGCGTCCTGGACATCCCCTGGCCCACGATCCTCACCGTGTTCGTCGGGTCGGCCTTCGTCGGACTCTTCGCCGCCCTGGTCCCGGCCTTCCGGGCCGGCCGGATGAACGTCCTGAACGCCATCGCCACGGACTGACCGCACCGCCGCCGGCGGCGGACCCGGTACGGGGGTCCGGCCCCGCCGCCGGCGCGCACGGCCCCGGGCGTCCCCTCGCGGGACGACCGGGGCCGTGCGCCGTCCGGCACCCGCCGGCCCCGCGCCCCGCCCGCCGGGGTGCGCGGCGCGCGGCCGGGGGACGGGACCGGGGCGCGGCTGTCACAGGGCCGTCGTAGGCTGGAGACCCCCGGCCCGTGCGACGTGTCGGGTCCTTCGCGTTGTCCACGTCCTCGACGCGTCGCCCACCCCCCGCTCCCGGATGGATGCCCCTCATGAGCCTGCACGGTCTTCTCGACGCCGTCGTGCGCGATCCGGCGCTCGCCGAAGCGGTCAAGGCGGCCGCGGACGGCCACCGCGCCCATGTCGACCTGGTCGGCCCGCCCGCCGTCCGTCCGTTCGCCGTCGCCGCCCTCGCCCGCGACGCGGGCCGCACCGTGCTCGCCGTCACCGCCACCGGCCGGGAGGCCGAGGACCTGGCCGCCGCGCTCCGCTCGCTGCTGCCCGGCGAGGGCGTGGTCGAGTACCCGTCCTGGGAGACCCTGCCCCACGAGCGGCTCTCCCCCCGCTCCGACACCGTGGGCCGCCGGCTCGCCGTGCTGCGCCGGCTGGCGCACCCCTCGGCCGACGACCCGGCCGCCGGGCCGGTGAGCGTGGTCGTCGCCCCCGTGCGCTCGGTGCTCCAGCCCCAGGTCAAGGGGCTCGGAGACCTGGAGCCGGTGGCGCTGCGCACCGGGCAGCAGGCAGACCTGGAGGAGATCGTGGCGGGTCTCGCTGCCGCGGCCTACTCCCGGGTCGAACTGGTCGAGAAGCGCGGCGAGTTCGCCGTACGCGGCGGCATCCTCGACGTCTTCCCGCCCACCGAGGAGCACCCGCTGCGGGTGGAGTTCTGGGGCGACGACGTCGAGGAGATCCGCTACTTCAAGGTCGCCGACCAGCGCTCCCTGGAGGTGGCCGAGCACGGCCTGTGGGCGCCGCCGTGCCGGGAGCTGCTGCTCACGGACGAGGTGCGGGAGCGGGCGGCCCGGCTCGCCGAGGCCCACCCCGAGCTCGGCGAACTGCTGGGCAAGATCGCCGAGGGCATCGCCGTCGAGGGCATGGAGTCCCTCGCCCCCGTGCTCGTCGACGACATGGAGCTGCTGCTCGACGTGCTGCCCGAGGGCGCGATGGCCGTCGTCTGCGACCCGGAGCGGGTACGGACCAGGGCCGCCGACCTCGTGGCCACCAGCCAGGAGTTCCTCCAGGCGTCCTGGGCGGCGACCGCGGGCGGCGGCGAGGCCCCGATCGACGTCGGCGCGGCCTCCCTGTGGGGGATCGCCGACGTGCGGGACCGGGCCCGCGAGATCGGCATGATGTGGTGGTCCGTCTCGCCCTTCGCCGCCGACGAGGAACTGTCCGAGGAGACGGTGAAGCTCGGCATGCACGCCCCGGAGTCCTACCGCGGCGACACCGCACGGGCGCTCGCCGACACCAAGGGCTGGCTGGCCGACGGCTGGCGCACCGTCTTCGTCACCGAGGCCCACGGCCCCGCGTCGCGCACCGTCGAGGTGCTCGGCGGCGAGGGCATCGCCGCCCGCCTCGACGCGGACCTCACCGCCATCACCCCGTCCGTCGTCCATGTGGCCTGCGGCTCGATCGACCACGGCTTCGTCGACCCGGCGCTGCGGCTCGCCGTGCTCACCGAGACCGACCTGTCGGGCCAGAAGGCCGCCGGCAAGGACGGCCAGCGGATGCCGACCCGGCGCCGCAAGACGATCGACCCGCTGAGCCTGGAGGCCGGCGACTACATCGTCCACGAGCAGCACGGCGTCGGCCGCTACATCGAGATGGTCCAGCGGACGGTGCAGGGCGCCACCCGCGAGTACCTGCTCGTCGAGTACGCCCCGGCCAAGCGCGGCCAGCCCGGCGACCGGCTCTACATCCCGACCGACCAGCTCGAACAGGTCACCAAGTACGTCGGCGGCGAGGCGCCCACCCTGCACCGCCTCGGCGGCGCCGACTGGACGAAGACCAAGGCCCGGGCGAAGAAGGCCGTCAAGGAGATCGCGGCCGACCTCATCAAGCTCTACTCGGCCCGGATGGCGGCCCCCGGCCACGCCTTCGGCCCCGACACCCCCTGGCAGCGCGAGCTGGAGGACGCCTTCCCGTACGCGGAGACGCCCGACCAGCTCTCCACCATC
This window contains:
- the mfd gene encoding transcription-repair coupling factor, with protein sequence MSLHGLLDAVVRDPALAEAVKAAADGHRAHVDLVGPPAVRPFAVAALARDAGRTVLAVTATGREAEDLAAALRSLLPGEGVVEYPSWETLPHERLSPRSDTVGRRLAVLRRLAHPSADDPAAGPVSVVVAPVRSVLQPQVKGLGDLEPVALRTGQQADLEEIVAGLAAAAYSRVELVEKRGEFAVRGGILDVFPPTEEHPLRVEFWGDDVEEIRYFKVADQRSLEVAEHGLWAPPCRELLLTDEVRERAARLAEAHPELGELLGKIAEGIAVEGMESLAPVLVDDMELLLDVLPEGAMAVVCDPERVRTRAADLVATSQEFLQASWAATAGGGEAPIDVGAASLWGIADVRDRAREIGMMWWSVSPFAADEELSEETVKLGMHAPESYRGDTARALADTKGWLADGWRTVFVTEAHGPASRTVEVLGGEGIAARLDADLTAITPSVVHVACGSIDHGFVDPALRLAVLTETDLSGQKAAGKDGQRMPTRRRKTIDPLSLEAGDYIVHEQHGVGRYIEMVQRTVQGATREYLLVEYAPAKRGQPGDRLYIPTDQLEQVTKYVGGEAPTLHRLGGADWTKTKARAKKAVKEIAADLIKLYSARMAAPGHAFGPDTPWQRELEDAFPYAETPDQLSTIAEVKEDMEKTVPMDRLICGDVGYGKTEIAVRAAFKAVQDGKQVAVLVPTTLLVQQHFGTFSERYSQFPVVTRALSRFQSDTEARATLDGLRDGSVDIVIGTHRLFSSETKFKDLGLVVVDEEQRFGVEHKEQLKKLRANVDVLTMSATPIPRTLEMAVTGIREMSTITTPPEERHPVLTFVGPYEEKQIGAAVRRELLREGQVFYIHNRVESIDRAAARLRDIVPEARIATAHGQMSESALEQVVVDFWEKKFDVLVSTTIVESGIDISNANTLIVERGDNFGLSQLHQLRGRVGRGRERGYAYFLYPPEKPLTETAHERLATIAQHTEMGAGMYVAMKDLEIRGAGNLLGGEQSGHIAGVGFDLYVRMVGEAVADYRASLDGGVEEEPPLEVKIELPVDAHVPHDYAPGERLRLQAYRAIASATSEDDIKAVREELTDRYGKLPEPVENLLLVAGLRMLARACGVGEIVLQGPNIRFAPVELRESQELRLKRLYPRTVVKPAVHQILVPRPTAGKIGGKPVVGRELLAWTGEFLTTVLGS
- a CDS encoding ABC transporter permease, whose product is MTVLKSSLRNFFAHKGRMALSAVAVLLSVAFVSGTLVFTDTMNTTFDKLFATSSADVTVSPEDTEVDDMPANGRPESLPAALVDEVAAVDGVKSAEGAVASLSVTVVDSENKNMGSTTGAPTIASNWTTNDLKSMKIASGHAPRGPTEVMVDADTADKHGLKLGDELRTIAVTGDLTARISGIAAFTVTNPGAAVVYFDTATAQRELLGKEGVFTQVLVVADAGVGDDELKRNIASALEQPYQLQTAKEAADAGREEVGSFLDVMKYAMLGFAGIAFLVGIFLIVNTFSMLVAQRTREIGLMRAIGSSRRQVNRSVLIEALLLGLVGSVAGVGAGVGLAVGLMEMMSAVGMNLSTDDLTVKWTTPVVGLVLGVFVTVLAAYVPARRAGKVSPMAALRDSGMPADGKAGWIRGGIGLVLTAAGAAALFAATRADEAGEGSMYLGLGVVLSLIGFVVVGPLLAGVVVRALSAVVLRAFGPVGRMAERNALRNPRRTGATGAALMIGLALVACLSVVGSSMVASATEELDKSVGADFIVQSTTMGPIVPQAQQALERTPGLDHVTEYKGVDAKITAPDGVTEDEQLVAADPTYAEDLRRETVAGELAAAYGKDAMSVGDGYAERHGVKVGDTIEVAFAGGRTAGLKVAAITSDDVSIDKGAMYMNITTAARYIPADKMPQNMIMFAKAADGQEKEAYTALKKSLADYPQYSVQNQTDFKQDLKDQIGQLLNIVYGLLALAIIVAVLGVVNTLALSVVERTREIGLMRAIGLSRRQLRRMIRLESVVIALFGALLGLGLGMGWGTSAQKLLALEGLGVLDIPWPTILTVFVGSAFVGLFAALVPAFRAGRMNVLNAIATD